A stretch of the Vulcanisaeta souniana JCM 11219 genome encodes the following:
- a CDS encoding redox-regulated ATPase YchF, protein MPLQSHVQVGIVGKPNVGKSTFFAAATMIDVKIAPYPFTTIEPNVGIGYVRIPCVCRDLGVKDNPRNSICIEGNRFIPVELIDVAGLVPGAWQGRGLGNQFLDHLRRAPVLIHVIDMAGATDEEGRLVKPGSHDPLVDIEFLSNEVTMWMVQMLSKDWDKLVRLVDYAKRPLLDILYERFSGLGITQAQISDALVKLDLDKKPLSRWSDDDIKGFVSMLRELSKPMVIAANKMDIPEAEDNYRRIVKEVGNKYRIIPVSADYELALRKAAKANLIKYVPGDDDFEIISSTLSKTQRDALERIRDFMHRWGGTGIIKALNTAVFDVLGMIAIYPVADERKFTDTEGNVLPDVLLLPRDATVLDLAREVHSEIAEKAVTGIDAITGKRLGVNSRLWHRAVIRIYITK, encoded by the coding sequence GTGCCTTTGCAGAGCCATGTTCAGGTTGGTATTGTTGGTAAGCCAAATGTTGGTAAGTCCACATTCTTCGCCGCTGCAACGATGATCGACGTTAAGATCGCGCCATACCCCTTCACCACGATTGAGCCCAACGTGGGTATTGGCTATGTCAGGATACCCTGTGTGTGCAGGGACTTGGGTGTTAAGGATAATCCCAGGAACTCCATATGCATTGAGGGTAATAGGTTCATACCAGTGGAGCTAATTGATGTTGCTGGTCTAGTACCCGGGGCTTGGCAGGGTAGGGGCTTGGGTAATCAATTCCTTGATCACTTGAGGAGGGCTCCGGTGCTTATTCACGTGATTGATATGGCTGGTGCGACTGATGAGGAGGGTAGGTTGGTTAAGCCTGGTTCTCATGATCCATTGGTCGATATCGAATTCCTTAGTAATGAGGTTACCATGTGGATGGTTCAGATGCTCAGTAAGGATTGGGATAAGTTGGTTAGGCTTGTGGATTATGCAAAAAGGCCATTGTTGGATATCCTATATGAAAGGTTCAGTGGGTTAGGCATAACCCAGGCACAGATAAGTGACGCCTTAGTAAAGTTGGACCTGGACAAGAAGCCGCTTAGTAGGTGGAGTGATGATGATATTAAGGGTTTCGTTTCCATGCTTAGGGAGTTGAGTAAGCCCATGGTTATTGCAGCGAATAAGATGGATATTCCAGAGGCTGAGGATAATTACAGGAGGATTGTTAAGGAGGTGGGTAATAAGTACAGGATAATTCCAGTCAGTGCTGATTATGAATTGGCCTTGAGGAAGGCCGCCAAGGCTAACTTGATTAAGTATGTGCCGGGTGATGATGATTTCGAGATAATATCAAGCACCCTAAGCAAGACCCAAAGGGACGCTCTAGAGAGGATTAGGGACTTCATGCATAGGTGGGGTGGTACTGGCATCATCAAGGCATTGAATACGGCGGTGTTCGATGTTCTCGGCATGATAGCCATCTACCCAGTGGCTGACGAGAGGAAGTTCACGGATACCGAGGGTAACGTACTGCCTGACGTCCTATTACTACCCAGGGACGCCACGGTACTGGACCTAGCCAGGGAAGTACATAGTGAAATTGCCGAGAAGGCGGTTACAGGCATTGATGCTATTACGGGTAAGAGACTTGGTGTTAATTCAAGGCTTTGGCACAGGGCGGTCATTAGGATATACATAACAAAGTGA